One stretch of Arachis hypogaea cultivar Tifrunner chromosome 20, arahy.Tifrunner.gnm2.J5K5, whole genome shotgun sequence DNA includes these proteins:
- the LOC112786137 gene encoding uncharacterized protein, producing MSFASWNVRGLAGIGKLSMVKTFRKKFNLHMLGLVETKKEVVTRFDVVQLWGNDRARWEFVEAEGASGGLLLMWDVTVFKLSNCYKGGRWLCVDGVMLKNNFWCAFCLVYGEHDREGKLVVWEELSFLSGLCQVPFCFMGDFNEIIQVEERRGSTSLPRSAVEFKSWIHDMELIDLALPDRKFTWFRGQSCSRIDRVLVSLEWLEEFPETRLRGGQEVCQTIFQ from the coding sequence ATGAGTTTTGCATCATGGAATGTTAGGGGGTTGGCGGGGATTGGCAAGTTAAGTATGGTTAAAACCTTTAGAAAGAAGTTCAATTTGCATATGCTTGGGTTGGTAGAGACAAAAAAAGAGGTGGTGACTAGGTTTGATGTTGTGCAGCTGTGGGGTAATGATAGGGCTAGGTGGGAGTTTGTGGAAGCGGAAGGTGCATCTGGAGGCCTGTTGTTGATGTGGGATGTAACGGTGTTTAAATTAAGTAACTGTTATAAAGGTGGTAGGTGGTTATGTGTGGATGGAGTGATGTTAAAGAATAATTTTTGGTGTGCGTTCTGTTTAGTGTATGGTGAGCATGATAGGGAGGGTAAGCTCGTTGTGTGGGAAGAGTTGAGCTTCTTGTCTGGACTATGTCAAGTCCCTTTCTGTTTTATGGGGGACTTTAATGAGATTATTCAAGTGGAAGAAAGGCGAGGATCTACTTCTTTGCCGAGATCTGCAGTAGAGTTTAAATCTTGGATTCACGACATGGAGCTCATAGACCTAGCTTTACCTGATCGTAAGTTTACTTGGTTCAGAGGCCAGTCATGTAGTCGGATCGATAGAGTCTTGGTTAGTCTGGAGTGGCTAGAAGAGTTTCCTGAAACAAGATTACGAGGAGGCCAAGAGGTTTGTCAGACCATTTTCCAATGA